The Candidatus Omnitrophota bacterium genomic interval AGTATATTAAACAGCCGGACACGCTTTCAAGTGATACGGATGTGCCTTTTGACGAATATCCTCAATTGGTGAGCTTCCATCAGTTAATAGTTATGGGAGTAGTCCAGTTATGCAGTGGCGGTCAAACGGCTGATTACTTTGCGTTGATACAAAAGCAGATAACGGAATTAGAGAAGAACCCAGATTTTTACTGGAACAAACGGCTCTATCCCAGACAACAGTGATGAAATGGATAATAACGGTATTACTACTCTGCGCGCCGTGGGAAGGTGGAGGAAGGAAAGTAAGTTGTAAAATTTGTAATAAAAACTTCTATGCAAAACAATGTTCTGAAAAATATAATCGTGGAAAATTTTGTTCAAGAAAATGTTATGCCGAATGGTTAAGCCAAAACAATCGGGGGGAAGCCCACCCAAACTGGCAAGGCGGAAAATCATTTGAGCCATACGGATTAAAATTCAATAAACAACTGAAAGAAAGAATTAGAATACGAGATAATTTTATTTGTCAAGAATGTGGTAAAACTCAAAATGAGTTAAAAAGAAAACTTGCAATACACCATATCGATTATTGCAAACAAAATAACAATCCTGATAATTTAGTTTCTCTTTGTGTTAGTTGCCATCCCAAAACTAACTTCGGTAGAAAAGAATGGGAGAATTATTACAAAAATAAAATCAGAGGAGTAAAAAAATGAAACAAATAATTTTACTTTTATTTATTTTTGCAAATACTCTTGTATATTCACAGGAAGAATTGTTTTCACATAATCAAAGAGATTTTTCAAAAGGTCTTGATACGAAACATTCCGAGAATTTGATTGGCGACGGATATTGCACAACGGCAGATAACATTTTATTTGATGAGGGTAACGGCTTCAAGACCCGCGGCGGGATAACGGCAATATCATCTTATCCAGTAGCCGGCAAGACCTGTCAGGCATTATGGAGTCTTGAACGCAGTAACGGCGAGAAGTATTTTATCGGCAGTTTTGAGGACGCTCTTTATTACACTATCACCAAAACTGAATGGGTGCTAATCAGAAGCGGGCTGTCGTGGCGACTTAATCCGTTACAGGCAACCGTCTATAATGACAAGATGTTTTTCACAAACGGCATAGATTATGTGTTTTACTTTGACGGCAATACTTATAACGATAAGCTATACGGCGAGATTGAGTTAGATACTATCCGCGGCAAGTATATATGCTCCCATAACAATAAGCTGTTTTTCGGCAATTTCTACGATAACGCCTCAAAGATAAGGTATAATTCGGACGGCTCTGACCCCACGCTCGTGGCTTCATATCCTGAA includes:
- a CDS encoding HNH endonuclease; protein product: MKWIITVLLLCAPWEGGGRKVSCKICNKNFYAKQCSEKYNRGKFCSRKCYAEWLSQNNRGEAHPNWQGGKSFEPYGLKFNKQLKERIRIRDNFICQECGKTQNELKRKLAIHHIDYCKQNNNPDNLVSLCVSCHPKTNFGRKEWENYYKNKIRGVKK